From one Bacteroides eggerthii genomic stretch:
- a CDS encoding UvrD-helicase domain-containing protein: MNRMPTEEMLDPQQKEFLKKLKEKNYVGFNSWIKGFPGSGKSVLLVYAVKRLLAEKAKKGAKIVVVVFTHSLVELCKLELAELQLDGIEVLTMYQFYKSTKKWDYILCDEVQDLTPRILQAMKQRAKSMLIVAGDTNQSIYDRDPQFGEAVLTPEETSQIVRGEDFSLLYIHRLSPSIIRAVQYMMPQMRIFEARRDLTKKDVQIRVCRAVSEEREVEWVYQDARRRLKTGSCSILFPTQEAIVSFCNKILELKRKTAWERINDLYYKPWFYKLNRYLAECQIPIECIVGEYGSLNSAEKGQRIVLMTYHGSKGLDFDNVFIPFANSSFDNLVASNLFMVAMTRSKLNLFITYAGTPLKYIPMFSSDESICASMDLKLECRKSNVEIEF; this comes from the coding sequence ATGAATCGAATGCCGACGGAGGAGATGCTGGATCCTCAACAAAAAGAATTTCTGAAAAAATTGAAGGAGAAGAACTATGTGGGTTTCAATTCTTGGATAAAGGGGTTTCCTGGAAGTGGAAAATCTGTATTGCTGGTTTATGCTGTTAAACGGTTGTTAGCTGAAAAGGCAAAAAAAGGTGCAAAGATTGTAGTTGTGGTATTTACCCATTCTTTGGTAGAACTTTGTAAATTGGAGCTTGCAGAATTGCAATTAGATGGAATAGAGGTTCTTACAATGTATCAGTTTTATAAGTCGACTAAAAAATGGGATTATATATTATGTGATGAGGTTCAGGACTTAACGCCGCGCATTCTTCAGGCAATGAAACAAAGAGCAAAATCAATGCTGATTGTGGCGGGAGACACAAATCAATCTATTTATGATAGGGATCCTCAATTTGGTGAAGCGGTTCTTACTCCGGAAGAAACGTCTCAGATTGTACGGGGAGAAGACTTTTCATTACTATATATTCATAGGTTGTCACCTTCGATTATTAGAGCTGTACAATATATGATGCCTCAGATGAGAATTTTTGAGGCGAGAAGAGATTTAACAAAAAAAGATGTTCAGATACGTGTATGCAGAGCTGTGTCTGAAGAACGAGAAGTGGAATGGGTTTATCAAGATGCCCGTAGACGTTTAAAAACAGGAAGTTGCTCGATATTGTTTCCTACGCAGGAAGCTATAGTGTCGTTTTGTAACAAAATATTGGAGTTGAAAAGGAAAACAGCTTGGGAGAGAATTAATGATTTATATTATAAACCTTGGTTTTATAAGTTGAATAGATATTTGGCTGAATGTCAGATTCCAATAGAATGTATTGTAGGAGAATATGGCTCTTTGAACTCTGCCGAAAAAGGACAACGTATTGTGTTAATGACATATCATGGTTCCAAAGGATTGGATTTTGATAATGTATTCATTCCTTTTGCCAATTCTTCTTTCGATAATTTAGTAGCTTCAAATTTGTTTATGGTAGCGATGACACGAAGCAAACTTAATTTGTTTATTACTTATGCAGGAACCCCATTGAAGTATATTCCGATGTTTAGCTCTGATGAATCAATTTGTGCAAGTATGGATTTGAAATTAGAATGTAGGAAAAGTAATGTAGAAATAGAATTTTGA
- a CDS encoding helix-turn-helix domain-containing protein — MAYLTGYPNAKYFSTAFKKYYGTTPSTFIARDQPAAPL; from the coding sequence ATAGCCTACCTCACCGGCTATCCTAACGCCAAATATTTCAGCACAGCTTTTAAAAAATACTACGGAACTACCCCAAGTACATTCATTGCCAGAGACCAGCCTGCAGCCCCCTTATAA
- a CDS encoding sigma-70 family RNA polymerase sigma factor, whose amino-acid sequence MKEDILSHIQNNREVSRIYSELKAGFLAYNRVTLPKIREEDREEIYNDSFIDLIDNISSGKLQQLTCSLQTYINTIGYNKSIDLLRKKNSTQSLPDYERIESDNDFDIADDANDAIAIERQEEIYKLVKDIENDTCRIILFGFYWQHYSMEILAELTGLSNADVAKSTKVRCFTKLRNAVLAAFRKKGLI is encoded by the coding sequence ATGAAAGAAGACATCCTATCGCACATACAAAACAATCGTGAGGTCAGCCGCATCTATTCGGAACTGAAAGCAGGCTTCCTTGCATACAATCGCGTCACCCTCCCCAAAATACGGGAAGAAGACAGAGAGGAAATCTATAACGATTCTTTCATCGACTTAATCGACAATATTTCATCCGGAAAACTCCAACAATTAACTTGCAGCTTGCAGACCTATATCAATACAATAGGCTACAACAAATCCATAGACCTACTACGCAAGAAAAACTCGACACAGTCATTGCCGGATTATGAGAGAATAGAATCTGACAACGATTTCGATATTGCCGATGATGCCAATGATGCCATAGCGATAGAGCGTCAAGAGGAGATATACAAGCTGGTAAAGGACATAGAAAACGATACTTGCCGCATAATACTTTTCGGCTTCTATTGGCAACACTATTCCATGGAAATACTGGCAGAACTAACCGGACTAAGTAATGCCGACGTTGCCAAAAGTACTAAAGTCAGATGTTTCACCAAACTACGGAATGCCGTTTTAGCTGCATTCCGAAAGAAAGGATTGATATAA
- a CDS encoding sel1 repeat family protein, giving the protein MNIWLTIGIVYAILTLSTIVWIIVIHVKHKNAKHIDDDDLYIKTPALWVRILISPLLPLLVLVLPLFAMALPFIAIKALKKRYYRNRPKPLSSRDRRLYPVYKVRDVTSDWVVTLSQYNKTHKTAFTLDDVYGKGFEEKLSQKDKDAMEIDRQGLLIEDSLPNDIYTEVAKRFALCRYNQDFSTLRPFLLENVKLVIYKHKELSGIADFESYWIDKENRLKHNCINVRTSIKFCNYYSHVAVYDQIEGYKSMYVLFRVKDDLVTHVVCAPNPLQDPTVRYWSFKRLPFAYDYIMDNVQEQIPGEPKRLPCLKCGILSEELVWYNVNINLGSLSYAGVVSVCENCRKMVEFYPDVLIDNGEAHGQKIDKVENKVRQDDVFILSQLITGNLYFDNPLKDTKYFDNLDKNYVVDSGNRTLSFTDFPACKPCSLAECAREFNEFILSHLFKKNIQFYNDIKACYVQAYKDGICEVANNIGILLLNCENNIDEGMRWLRLAASNGSKNAMQNTFSVLWGIGDFEHAIEYLLKVCGEPCSSIRCLWNLAVLYILGKLQKGNTLIKKDVCKGVSLLNQIIDYNVLESDEEEIEEVRMKAKSLVGLIKDSNEYGWIGCAFHRYLKSLHEETMPPDGYNHDVLSILDELTFNGILKIYFAQHVSIGDNSWFYIDTGHSKRTLKKRLLIEKVGATCSKMSAWQIYLLTTASTVLPAFWHGNYRNRQYVFSKSDISNLLGYYRENIFSKVDVSNIADDILPRVELIGNMAKVRCCYWNDWEGLVRETVSINFNDRKNIRINEEIESEVLYEYNCGIKY; this is encoded by the coding sequence ATGAATATTTGGTTGACTATAGGCATCGTGTATGCTATTCTTACGCTATCAACAATAGTATGGATTATTGTAATACACGTCAAGCATAAGAATGCTAAACATATCGATGACGATGATTTGTACATTAAAACTCCAGCTTTGTGGGTAAGAATCTTAATCTCACCTCTATTGCCTTTATTAGTATTAGTATTGCCTCTCTTTGCAATGGCATTGCCTTTTATTGCAATAAAAGCATTAAAAAAAAGGTATTATAGAAATCGGCCAAAGCCCTTATCTTCAAGGGACAGAAGATTGTATCCGGTTTATAAAGTGCGAGATGTTACTTCGGATTGGGTTGTGACTTTGTCTCAATATAATAAAACTCATAAAACAGCTTTTACTTTGGATGATGTATATGGAAAAGGTTTTGAGGAGAAACTTTCTCAAAAGGATAAGGATGCGATGGAGATAGATAGGCAAGGATTGCTGATTGAAGATTCCTTGCCTAATGATATATATACTGAGGTTGCAAAGAGATTTGCGCTCTGCAGATATAATCAGGATTTTTCTACACTAAGACCTTTTTTGCTAGAGAACGTAAAACTTGTTATTTATAAGCACAAAGAACTAAGTGGTATTGCTGATTTTGAATCATATTGGATAGATAAAGAGAACCGACTAAAGCATAATTGTATCAATGTACGCACAAGCATCAAATTTTGCAATTATTATAGTCATGTAGCAGTGTACGACCAAATAGAAGGTTATAAATCGATGTATGTTCTTTTTAGAGTTAAGGATGATCTTGTAACCCATGTGGTGTGTGCACCTAATCCATTGCAAGATCCAACGGTTAGGTATTGGAGTTTTAAGCGGTTACCGTTTGCGTATGACTATATTATGGATAATGTGCAGGAACAAATACCGGGTGAACCCAAAAGACTTCCTTGTCTGAAGTGTGGCATTTTATCAGAGGAGCTTGTATGGTATAATGTAAATATAAACCTTGGCTCATTATCTTATGCCGGTGTTGTGTCTGTATGCGAGAACTGTCGGAAGATGGTTGAATTCTACCCCGATGTGTTGATTGACAACGGAGAAGCTCATGGACAAAAGATTGATAAAGTAGAAAATAAGGTTAGACAAGATGATGTGTTTATTCTGTCTCAGCTCATAACGGGAAACTTGTATTTTGATAATCCGTTAAAAGATACTAAGTATTTTGATAATCTTGATAAAAACTATGTAGTGGATTCAGGGAACAGAACTCTGTCTTTTACAGATTTTCCAGCGTGTAAACCATGCAGCCTTGCCGAATGTGCAAGAGAATTTAATGAATTCATACTTTCTCATCTCTTCAAAAAGAATATTCAATTTTATAATGACATAAAGGCTTGTTATGTGCAAGCATACAAGGATGGAATCTGTGAAGTAGCAAACAATATAGGCATTCTTTTACTGAATTGCGAAAATAATATAGATGAAGGGATGAGATGGTTACGTCTTGCGGCATCAAATGGTTCTAAGAATGCTATGCAAAATACCTTTAGTGTATTATGGGGTATTGGTGATTTTGAACATGCTATTGAATATCTATTGAAAGTTTGTGGAGAACCTTGTTCATCTATTCGCTGCTTATGGAATTTGGCAGTTTTATATATACTTGGTAAACTACAAAAAGGAAACACGCTCATTAAAAAAGATGTGTGCAAAGGAGTCTCTCTCTTGAATCAGATTATAGATTATAATGTGTTGGAGAGTGACGAGGAAGAAATCGAGGAGGTGCGGATGAAGGCGAAAAGCCTTGTCGGCCTAATCAAAGATAGTAATGAGTATGGTTGGATAGGTTGCGCATTTCATAGGTATTTGAAATCACTGCATGAGGAAACAATGCCACCTGATGGATATAACCATGACGTTTTATCTATTTTGGACGAATTGACTTTTAATGGAATACTGAAAATATATTTTGCACAGCATGTCAGTATAGGAGATAATTCTTGGTTTTATATTGATACCGGTCATTCAAAAAGAACATTAAAAAAGAGACTTTTAATTGAGAAAGTGGGTGCTACGTGTTCAAAAATGAGTGCATGGCAAATATATTTGTTGACAACAGCATCAACGGTTTTGCCGGCTTTTTGGCATGGTAATTATAGGAACAGGCAATATGTCTTTTCAAAATCAGACATCTCTAACCTTTTAGGTTATTATCGGGAAAATATATTTTCAAAGGTCGATGTTTCGAATATAGCCGATGATATTCTGCCAAGGGTTGAACTAATAGGAAACATGGCTAAAGTCAGGTGCTGTTATTGGAATGATTGGGAAGGATTAGTTCGAGAAACTGTGAGCATAAACTTCAATGACAGGAAAAATATTCGTATTAATGAAGAAATTGAATCAGAAGTCTTGTACGAATATAATTGTGGTATAAAATATTGA
- a CDS encoding caspase family protein, producing the protein MRFFLAISLLCCYFCCQAQQKYALIVAIADYPKESGWNSIHSDNDLQLLVPQFKRLGFQINTLIDKQATKKNITQDLQDLIRQLNPGDDVCLHFSCHGQQMEDDNGDEADGLDEALIPYDARKTFQKGIYEGEKHLRDDELEKYLTCIRQKTGANGSVLVTFDACHSGTANRIEEYVEDEDAPIRGTNVIFTSNPFYIAPDAKHIQRKNRLMQQSGLSPICIISACQPFQRNFEIKVGSSYYGTLSYSFYTILKKTKQWDKACFPRIWKQSKSLSSKQIPMIESSYPL; encoded by the coding sequence ATGAGATTCTTTCTTGCGATATCGCTATTGTGTTGCTACTTCTGTTGTCAGGCGCAACAGAAATATGCACTCATTGTTGCTATTGCCGATTATCCCAAAGAATCCGGTTGGAATAGCATACATAGCGACAATGACTTACAACTGTTAGTTCCGCAGTTCAAAAGGTTGGGATTCCAGATTAACACACTGATAGACAAGCAAGCGACCAAGAAGAATATTACGCAAGATTTACAGGATCTGATCCGGCAGCTCAATCCTGGAGACGATGTCTGCCTGCATTTCTCCTGCCACGGGCAACAAATGGAAGATGACAACGGTGATGAAGCAGACGGACTGGACGAGGCACTGATTCCCTATGATGCCCGAAAAACTTTTCAGAAAGGCATTTATGAAGGAGAAAAACATCTGCGCGATGACGAACTTGAAAAGTATCTGACCTGCATCCGGCAGAAAACAGGGGCTAACGGTTCTGTATTAGTAACTTTTGACGCTTGTCACAGTGGCACAGCCAACCGCATTGAAGAATACGTTGAAGATGAGGATGCACCCATCCGTGGTACCAACGTTATTTTCACCTCCAATCCTTTCTATATAGCACCCGATGCCAAGCATATACAAAGGAAGAACAGACTTATGCAACAAAGTGGTTTGTCCCCCATTTGCATCATCAGTGCCTGCCAACCCTTTCAGCGTAACTTTGAAATAAAAGTAGGAAGTAGCTATTATGGCACCCTGTCCTACTCTTTCTATACTATATTAAAAAAGACCAAGCAATGGGACAAAGCCTGTTTCCCCCGGATATGGAAACAATCCAAAAGCCTCTCATCCAAGCAAATTCCTATGATCGAATCTTCCTATCCCCTTTGA
- a CDS encoding Hsp70 family protein, which produces MAILLSIKSLATADWKQLKGAEATYVGIDFGTSTTVVSYSYYDELLDSIKCDVIPIRQKEYDGAMSKSEKLPTVIALYDNQILVGTGASSLKYELEKNKDIWYSFKMELGEDLGPKYYNSTLNREKSIQIQNAKDATSVFFRFLKKEIENFVHTKGLNDNIKYAVSIPASFEANQRRDLIEALSINQIDVSKQALIDEPNAAFLSYILDSDTFGEAITIPNGINPKMLVFDFGAGTCDISILEIGVNRKGVYSKNLSISKFEKLGGDDIDRYIAYNILYPELLVQNGLDSDDFIMSEKRKIVNNLLVFAEKLKIGMCKAINLIWEKYDLSTIAQEYTIVVKDIHIESSKGVLSSSEMQMTSIQFAEVMKVFTRKTGGVIKDGQEYNSIYQSIKSSIKKSGLSTSDIDYVLFIGGSSMNPYVQASLKKWLPNSKLLLPCDTQEHVSKGASIHSLIYNALGLNIVQPITSEPICVVTQNNELLTLVPAGMTMPTDIIEIDNLAVARNGQQIIEIPICISNENKLLTNLVITSENPDGFSMDSPVKLILELTADKLLTVRAEVEKQICWVNAINPFANKELTTQERIALKAEKDAYRKAAENHGRLPKKSLMELAKAYEEAKMNINAAEAYEECNELYPKSVSSNRIGICYSNAQNWRKALYYGEMDYEENRNSTSAFNLGYRYKNVDTFKYLKYINEALDLSPDKPHALFELGRYEKAHGKEAAGEAKIRKAYNIWKSQYDAGTLSKVDYTWLPSAATELGYLAFAEEVREKSDKMLNGSFYNSENTTVIKESDL; this is translated from the coding sequence ATGGCTATATTATTGTCAATAAAAAGTTTGGCTACTGCCGATTGGAAACAATTAAAAGGCGCGGAAGCTACTTATGTAGGTATTGATTTTGGTACATCTACCACAGTCGTTTCTTATTCGTATTATGACGAACTGTTGGATTCTATAAAATGTGATGTGATTCCTATAAGACAAAAAGAGTATGATGGGGCTATGTCTAAAAGCGAAAAGCTGCCTACCGTCATAGCTCTTTATGATAATCAGATTCTTGTAGGAACTGGTGCATCCAGTTTAAAATATGAATTAGAAAAGAACAAAGATATTTGGTATTCTTTTAAAATGGAATTAGGAGAAGATTTAGGTCCTAAATATTATAATAGTACATTGAATCGGGAAAAGTCTATCCAGATTCAAAATGCCAAAGATGCTACTTCTGTATTTTTTAGATTCTTAAAAAAAGAAATAGAGAATTTTGTTCATACTAAAGGGCTGAATGATAATATCAAATATGCAGTCAGTATTCCAGCATCATTTGAAGCTAATCAAAGACGAGACTTGATTGAAGCCTTGTCGATCAATCAAATTGATGTAAGTAAACAAGCTCTTATAGATGAACCAAATGCTGCTTTTTTAAGTTACATACTTGATTCCGACACGTTTGGTGAGGCTATTACAATTCCTAATGGAATTAATCCTAAAATGTTGGTGTTTGATTTTGGGGCAGGTACTTGTGATATTTCAATATTGGAAATCGGTGTAAATCGTAAAGGAGTTTATTCGAAAAATCTGTCAATATCTAAATTTGAAAAATTGGGAGGAGATGATATTGATAGATATATTGCTTATAATATCCTTTATCCGGAATTGTTGGTTCAGAATGGATTAGATTCAGACGATTTTATAATGTCTGAAAAAAGAAAGATAGTTAATAATCTGTTAGTATTTGCAGAAAAACTGAAAATAGGCATGTGTAAGGCCATTAATCTGATATGGGAAAAATATGATCTTTCCACTATTGCTCAGGAATACACAATTGTAGTTAAAGATATTCATATAGAATCTTCTAAGGGGGTACTATCATCCAGTGAAATGCAAATGACATCTATCCAATTTGCGGAAGTAATGAAAGTTTTTACAAGGAAAACCGGAGGTGTTATAAAGGATGGTCAGGAGTACAATAGTATTTATCAATCTATTAAATCTTCCATAAAAAAATCCGGGTTGTCCACTTCTGATATTGACTATGTTTTATTCATAGGCGGAAGTAGCATGAATCCTTATGTACAAGCTTCGTTAAAGAAGTGGTTACCAAATTCAAAATTGTTATTGCCTTGTGACACTCAAGAGCATGTTTCAAAAGGTGCATCTATTCATTCACTTATTTATAATGCTTTAGGTTTAAATATCGTTCAGCCTATAACAAGCGAACCAATTTGTGTGGTGACTCAAAATAATGAATTGTTGACGTTGGTTCCGGCTGGAATGACAATGCCGACTGATATAATAGAGATTGATAATCTGGCTGTAGCAAGAAATGGACAGCAGATTATTGAAATCCCTATTTGTATAAGTAATGAGAATAAGTTATTGACAAACTTGGTTATTACCTCAGAGAATCCAGACGGTTTTAGTATGGATAGTCCGGTTAAGTTGATTCTGGAACTTACGGCAGATAAATTGTTGACAGTGAGAGCTGAGGTCGAAAAGCAGATTTGTTGGGTAAATGCTATAAATCCGTTTGCGAATAAGGAATTGACTACACAGGAACGAATTGCGTTAAAAGCTGAAAAGGACGCTTATCGTAAGGCTGCGGAAAACCATGGGAGATTACCTAAAAAGAGTTTGATGGAATTGGCAAAAGCTTATGAGGAAGCTAAAATGAATATCAACGCAGCAGAAGCTTATGAAGAATGTAATGAACTTTATCCAAAATCTGTAAGTTCTAATAGGATAGGTATCTGCTATTCTAATGCTCAAAATTGGAGGAAAGCATTGTATTATGGGGAAATGGATTATGAGGAAAATAGAAATAGTACTTCAGCTTTTAATTTGGGTTATAGGTATAAAAATGTTGATACATTTAAGTATTTGAAATATATAAATGAAGCGTTGGATTTGTCTCCGGATAAGCCGCATGCTTTATTTGAGTTGGGGAGATATGAAAAGGCTCATGGAAAAGAAGCGGCAGGAGAAGCTAAGATTCGCAAGGCATATAATATATGGAAAAGCCAGTATGATGCAGGGACTTTAAGCAAAGTTGATTATACTTGGTTACCAAGTGCTGCTACGGAATTGGGATATTTAGCATTTGCAGAGGAAGTTAGGGAAAAAAGTGATAAAATGTTAAATGGCAGTTTCTATAATTCTGAAAATACAACCGTTATAAAGGAAAGTGACTTATGA
- a CDS encoding CHAT domain-containing protein: MKSIAILLLLILFSVHVAGQDTTNINKVQQTDIADSLEILNKMALQCNFTEDYANALKIGKRLEKLTLAEYGKYSQQYVIVLGNLAYYHGWLGHVDTAIEYFKICADIKRKLYGEAHIEYASTIGCLSFYLTEAERYTEAIPLIHRALEIFQDNHIQKGNDYFQTMLAAIHIATETEEYQKGIAIGNSLLKALNADTIQNTNRISNTLFELSKCFSGLDDYPTAIKYNKESLSIMRTHSHRLIEELEQMEALAEAYYLNEEDTAFIQTKKEEHRLLKDILINQLSSLNNSDRIEYSNAAYNFYQDLINVVWLIKEAQRKTDVRNLKQIIYEGCLLLKNLILNTEQSKLARRDIADITNYQISLQEIKNHLSTNDVAIEFIDYPDWSYEDEAINYAAVILKKDWEAPVLIRFSSEMLLKRDMQKMQEGDSLSVNMQHAYNHIWKAIVQNILSIGNHVYFSANGILHQIPIESLPVGNGKIMSDLYHMHRLSSTRELALKKEPIRYKKAVLYGGLNYDMTDNDMKAESSKYQKRDSTNIYFTSRGLLEDSIRGHKWIQLGNTLQEVEYIKDLLEKNYITTNIYKGNSGNEEAFKALSGQEYNIIHLATHGFFYPDEAAKKKDYFKPVLMQDGQSISPIDMSLERSGLVLSGGNRAWKGDSIPEEIEDGILKSQEIKDLDLRGADLVVLSACHTGQGEVTNEGVFGLQRAFKMAGVQTIVMSLTEVDDQTTMAMMNKFYANLLSGQSKHDAFYNTQRYIRSIKPNPIYWAGWIMLD, encoded by the coding sequence ATGAAATCAATTGCCATACTACTACTTCTGATATTATTTTCTGTCCATGTTGCGGGACAAGATACTACCAATATCAATAAAGTTCAGCAAACAGATATAGCTGATTCTTTAGAAATACTGAATAAAATGGCACTCCAATGCAATTTCACAGAGGACTACGCCAACGCTCTCAAAATAGGCAAAAGACTTGAAAAGTTAACTCTTGCCGAGTACGGCAAGTATAGTCAACAATACGTTATCGTTTTAGGCAACTTGGCCTATTATCATGGATGGCTGGGACACGTTGACACTGCAATAGAATACTTCAAGATTTGTGCTGACATAAAACGAAAGCTATACGGAGAAGCACACATAGAGTACGCCTCTACAATAGGATGCCTGTCCTTTTACCTCACAGAGGCTGAAAGATATACAGAAGCCATACCCCTCATTCATAGAGCACTCGAAATCTTTCAAGACAACCATATACAAAAGGGGAATGACTATTTTCAAACGATGCTTGCAGCCATTCACATAGCAACAGAGACAGAAGAATATCAGAAAGGAATAGCCATCGGCAATAGTCTGTTAAAAGCCCTAAATGCCGACACTATTCAGAATACAAATCGAATCAGCAATACCCTATTTGAGTTATCCAAATGCTTTTCCGGTTTAGACGATTATCCTACTGCTATAAAATACAATAAAGAATCTCTATCTATCATGCGGACACACTCTCACCGATTGATAGAAGAGTTGGAACAAATGGAAGCATTAGCAGAAGCATACTATCTCAACGAAGAAGACACAGCTTTTATTCAAACAAAGAAAGAAGAGCATAGACTATTAAAAGATATTCTAATTAACCAATTATCCTCCTTAAACAATAGCGACAGAATTGAATACTCAAATGCTGCCTATAACTTTTACCAAGACCTAATTAATGTCGTGTGGCTGATTAAAGAAGCGCAACGCAAAACTGATGTCCGAAACTTGAAACAAATCATTTATGAAGGCTGCCTTCTTCTCAAAAACCTGATTTTAAACACAGAGCAATCTAAACTTGCACGCAGGGATATAGCAGACATCACAAATTATCAAATCTCATTACAAGAAATAAAGAATCATTTATCAACCAATGACGTAGCGATTGAATTTATCGATTATCCAGATTGGAGTTACGAAGATGAAGCTATAAACTATGCTGCCGTTATCCTCAAAAAGGATTGGGAAGCTCCTGTATTAATTCGTTTTTCATCCGAAATGTTACTTAAGCGCGATATGCAGAAAATGCAGGAAGGAGACTCTTTGTCAGTAAACATGCAACACGCCTACAATCATATATGGAAAGCTATCGTCCAAAATATTCTTTCAATCGGCAATCATGTTTATTTCTCCGCAAACGGTATACTTCACCAAATTCCCATTGAGTCCCTCCCCGTTGGAAACGGAAAAATCATGAGCGACCTCTACCACATGCACCGCCTATCCTCCACTCGTGAACTGGCTCTGAAAAAAGAGCCCATAAGATATAAAAAAGCAGTATTGTATGGCGGACTCAATTATGATATGACCGATAATGATATGAAGGCCGAAAGTTCTAAATATCAGAAAAGAGATAGCACAAACATCTATTTTACATCCAGAGGATTGTTGGAGGATTCTATCAGAGGACATAAATGGATTCAACTTGGAAACACACTGCAAGAAGTAGAATACATAAAGGACTTATTAGAAAAGAATTATATTACCACTAACATTTATAAAGGCAATAGTGGAAACGAAGAAGCTTTCAAAGCCTTGTCCGGACAAGAATATAACATTATTCATCTTGCCACACATGGATTTTTCTATCCGGATGAAGCTGCCAAGAAGAAAGACTATTTCAAGCCTGTTCTGATGCAAGATGGACAAAGTATAAGCCCAATCGACATGTCTTTAGAACGTTCCGGTTTAGTGTTGTCCGGTGGTAACCGTGCATGGAAAGGAGACTCTATCCCTGAAGAAATAGAAGATGGCATTCTAAAATCCCAAGAGATTAAAGACTTGGATTTGCGAGGTGCAGACTTGGTTGTTCTTTCCGCCTGCCATACAGGACAAGGAGAAGTAACCAATGAGGGAGTGTTTGGGCTACAGCGAGCATTCAAAATGGCAGGTGTACAGACTATCGTTATGAGCCTAACAGAAGTGGATGATCAAACCACAATGGCTATGATGAACAAATTCTACGCCAACCTCCTTTCAGGACAGTCCAAACATGATGCTTTCTATAATACACAGCGATACATACGTTCTATAAAACCAAACCCTATATATTGGGCTGGATGGATTATGTTAGACTAA
- a CDS encoding tetratricopeptide repeat protein, whose protein sequence is MDTQNDNIEDLIAKTIRKAGYEKDMRDLETLKAFTANIKRRNRIRRLLISVTSVAALLALLFSLNIYHDNRIMDNAFITYYAPLEYDQELVSRGSDSVSSELMSAMNAYLKKDYKIALQEFNSIQSIDNNFLIYKAICLIETKQLPEAINLLEQLVSDGEGTEYYQQAYWYLAISLLRNHEKEEAMQVLEKIVNTAGIYGNEASTLIKCLK, encoded by the coding sequence ATGGATACACAGAATGATAACATAGAAGACTTGATTGCCAAGACAATCAGGAAAGCAGGGTACGAAAAAGACATGCGAGACCTTGAAACACTGAAAGCATTTACGGCCAATATAAAAAGGAGGAACAGGATTAGAAGACTACTGATTTCAGTCACGTCCGTTGCTGCACTTTTAGCACTTCTCTTTTCACTGAACATATACCATGACAATCGCATCATGGACAATGCGTTCATCACCTATTATGCACCATTGGAATACGACCAAGAGTTGGTTTCACGAGGCAGTGATTCTGTTTCTTCCGAACTAATGTCTGCCATGAATGCTTATCTAAAGAAAGATTACAAGATTGCTTTACAGGAATTTAACTCTATCCAAAGTATTGACAATAATTTTCTGATATATAAAGCTATTTGTCTCATAGAAACCAAGCAACTGCCCGAAGCAATAAATCTGCTTGAACAATTAGTAAGTGACGGAGAAGGAACAGAATATTACCAACAAGCCTATTGGTACTTGGCGATAAGCCTTTTAAGAAATCACGAAAAAGAAGAGGCTATGCAGGTTCTCGAAAAGATAGTAAACACAGCAGGAATATACGGTAATGAGGCAAGCACACTGATAAAGTGCTTAAAATAA